Proteins encoded together in one Pseudomonas sp. ADAK13 window:
- a CDS encoding efflux RND transporter periplasmic adaptor subunit: MKQLTVLLAASLLLVACSKEEPAPEPVRPVLSIEVKSEDQENLGRFAGTIQARYESNLGFRVPGRIARRAVDVGAEVEQGALLAVLDPTDQQNQLRAAQGDLARVQAQWINAQANARRQQELFNRGVGAQAQLDIAQTDLKTTQASLDQARASVNQAKDQLNYAELRTDHAGIVTAWNAEAGQVVSAGQQVVTLARPDIKEAVIDLPAGLAERLPPDVVFLVAGQMDPSVSTTATVREIEPQAQSATRTRRARLTLAETPPAFRLGTAISVTLSSAIAPRIELPLSAVQEADGKTRIWVIDTPSQTVQPRDVTIVSRDADSALLNAGVKPGERVVSAGVNSLKPGQKVKIDEDSPR, translated from the coding sequence ATGAAGCAACTGACGGTATTACTCGCCGCCAGCCTGCTGTTGGTGGCGTGCTCCAAGGAAGAACCGGCGCCGGAACCGGTGCGCCCGGTGTTGTCGATTGAAGTGAAATCCGAAGACCAGGAAAACCTCGGCCGCTTTGCCGGTACGATCCAGGCCCGCTACGAAAGCAATCTCGGTTTCCGTGTGCCCGGCCGCATCGCCCGGCGCGCCGTCGACGTAGGCGCTGAGGTGGAGCAGGGCGCGTTGTTGGCCGTGCTCGACCCCACCGATCAGCAGAACCAGCTTCGTGCTGCCCAGGGCGACCTGGCCCGCGTCCAGGCGCAGTGGATCAACGCCCAGGCCAACGCACGCCGCCAGCAGGAATTGTTCAACCGTGGCGTCGGCGCCCAGGCCCAACTGGACATCGCCCAGACTGACCTGAAAACCACCCAGGCTTCCCTCGACCAGGCCAGGGCCTCGGTCAACCAGGCCAAGGACCAGCTCAACTACGCCGAACTGCGCACCGACCACGCGGGCATCGTCACCGCCTGGAATGCCGAGGCCGGCCAGGTGGTCAGCGCCGGGCAGCAAGTGGTGACCCTGGCACGACCGGACATCAAGGAAGCGGTGATCGACCTGCCCGCCGGCCTTGCCGAGCGCCTGCCGCCGGACGTGGTGTTCCTGGTGGCCGGGCAAATGGACCCGAGCGTCAGCACCACCGCCACCGTACGCGAGATCGAACCCCAGGCCCAAAGCGCCACTCGCACCCGTCGTGCGCGCTTGACCCTGGCCGAAACGCCGCCCGCATTTCGCCTTGGCACCGCCATCAGCGTAACCCTCAGCTCCGCCATCGCCCCGCGCATCGAACTGCCCCTCAGCGCCGTGCAGGAGGCTGACGGCAAGACCCGCATCTGGGTCATCGACACCCCAAGCCAGACCGTGCAGCCCCGTGACGTCACCATCGTCAGCCGTGACGCCGACAGCGCCTTGCTCAACGCCGGCGTCAAACCCGGCGAACGCGTGGTGAGTGCCGGCGTGAACAGCCTGAAGCCCGGGCAAAAAGTCAAAATCGACGAGGACAGCCCGCGATGA
- a CDS encoding efflux RND transporter periplasmic adaptor subunit: protein MGGPTSTFIFGLGLLALLSGCGQEKAEPKEHSRVFVQTVKSTDFAAAVTLTGDIQARVQTDLSFRVGGKIIQRMVDVGDRVSAKQVLAKLDPKDLQTNVDSAQAQVVAEQARVKQTAAAFVRQEKLLPKGYTSRSEYDSAQAALRSSQSALTAAQAQLANAREQLGYTSLIADAPGIITARQAEVGQVVQATVPIFSLARDGERDAVFNVYESLLVEPPPDKPITVSLLENPQITAVGKVREVTPAVAANTGTVQVKIALDALPKGMQLGSVVSATANGPAKASIELPWAALTKDISAPAVWLIDDDGKAQLHKVTVARYLTGKVIISDGLKGGEKVVVAGGQLLHPGMIVEIAQPPDQAQAQGVQP, encoded by the coding sequence ATGGGCGGTCCCACCTCGACATTTATCTTCGGCCTTGGCCTGCTGGCGCTGTTGAGCGGTTGCGGCCAGGAAAAAGCCGAACCCAAGGAACATTCCCGGGTGTTTGTGCAGACCGTGAAGTCCACCGACTTTGCCGCCGCCGTCACCTTGACCGGCGATATCCAGGCGCGGGTGCAGACCGATCTGTCGTTCCGCGTCGGCGGCAAGATCATCCAGCGCATGGTGGATGTCGGTGACCGGGTCAGCGCCAAACAAGTGCTGGCCAAGCTCGACCCGAAAGACTTGCAGACCAACGTCGACTCCGCCCAGGCCCAGGTGGTCGCCGAGCAGGCGCGGGTCAAACAGACCGCCGCCGCGTTTGTGCGCCAGGAAAAACTCCTGCCCAAGGGCTACACCAGTCGCAGCGAATACGACTCCGCCCAGGCCGCGCTACGCAGCAGCCAGAGCGCACTGACCGCCGCCCAGGCGCAGTTGGCCAACGCCCGCGAGCAGTTGGGCTACACCTCGCTGATCGCCGACGCGCCGGGCATCATCACCGCGCGCCAGGCCGAGGTGGGGCAGGTGGTGCAAGCCACCGTGCCGATTTTCAGCCTGGCCCGGGACGGCGAGCGCGACGCGGTGTTCAACGTCTATGAATCGTTGCTGGTAGAGCCGCCACCGGACAAACCGATTACCGTCAGCCTGCTGGAAAACCCGCAGATTACTGCCGTGGGCAAGGTCCGCGAAGTCACCCCGGCGGTGGCTGCGAATACCGGCACCGTGCAAGTCAAAATCGCCCTCGACGCGCTGCCCAAGGGCATGCAGTTGGGCTCGGTGGTCAGCGCCACCGCGAACGGGCCGGCCAAGGCCAGCATCGAGTTGCCATGGGCCGCGCTGACCAAAGACATCAGCGCGCCGGCGGTCTGGCTGATTGACGACGACGGCAAGGCGCAACTGCACAAGGTCACGGTCGCGCGCTACCTCACCGGCAAGGTGATCATCAGCGACGGCCTCAAGGGCGGCGAAAAAGTCGTGGTGGCCGGCGGGCAATTGCTGCATCCCGGCATGATCGTGGAAATCGCCCAGCCGCCGGATCAGGCCCAGGCCCAGGGAGTGCAGCCATGA
- a CDS encoding AAA family ATPase: MLKTLAVANYRSINKLVVPLDRLNLITGPNGSGKSNLYRALRLLAETAQGGVINALAREGGLDSTFWAGPENISRRMLNGEVAVEPVVRQGAKRLRLGFAAEDFSYAISLGLPEPSQSYFSLDPEIKKECIWAGHVYRPASLLVQRSGPMVRARDGRAWDVLAQHTPNYHSLFDQVGSLRGSPEVLLLRESIRGWRFYDHFRSDIDAPVRQPQLGTRTPVLHHDGRDLAAALQTIREIGDPEALQRAISDAFPGARLNIEPLQGGRFAIEFYQEGLLRPLSAAELSDGTLRYLLLVAALLTPRPPTMMVLNEPETSLHPDLLPALARLIIQVSQQCQVWVVSHASRLIAALQQDEGCNSIVLEKVMGQTQVVGQRVLDEPAWHWPS, translated from the coding sequence ATGCTCAAGACCCTCGCGGTGGCCAATTACCGCTCGATCAACAAATTGGTGGTGCCGCTGGATCGGTTGAACCTGATCACCGGCCCCAATGGCAGCGGCAAGTCCAACCTGTACCGCGCCCTGCGGCTGCTGGCGGAGACGGCCCAGGGCGGGGTGATCAACGCACTGGCCCGCGAGGGCGGGCTGGACTCGACCTTCTGGGCCGGCCCGGAAAACATCAGCCGGCGCATGCTCAACGGCGAAGTCGCGGTGGAGCCCGTCGTTCGCCAGGGCGCCAAGCGCCTGCGCCTGGGGTTTGCCGCCGAGGACTTCAGCTACGCGATCTCCCTGGGCTTGCCTGAGCCAAGCCAGTCGTATTTCTCCCTGGACCCTGAGATCAAGAAGGAATGCATCTGGGCCGGCCACGTGTACCGCCCGGCGAGCCTGCTGGTGCAGCGTTCCGGCCCGATGGTGCGCGCCCGGGATGGCCGTGCCTGGGATGTACTGGCCCAGCACACGCCGAATTACCACAGCCTGTTCGATCAGGTCGGCAGCCTGCGGGGTTCGCCGGAGGTGCTGCTGTTACGCGAAAGCATTCGCGGGTGGCGCTTTTATGACCACTTTCGCAGCGACATCGACGCCCCGGTGCGCCAGCCACAACTGGGCACGCGTACGCCGGTGCTGCATCACGACGGTCGGGACTTGGCGGCGGCGTTGCAGACCATCCGCGAGATCGGCGACCCCGAGGCTTTGCAGCGGGCGATCAGCGATGCGTTTCCCGGGGCGCGGTTGAATATCGAGCCGTTGCAGGGCGGTCGTTTTGCCATCGAGTTTTATCAGGAAGGGTTGCTGCGGCCCTTGTCGGCGGCGGAGTTGTCGGACGGGACCTTGCGTTATTTGTTGCTGGTGGCGGCGCTGCTGACACCGAGGCCGCCGACGATGATGGTGCTGAACGAGCCGGAAACCAGTTTGCACCCGGACCTGTTGCCGGCGCTGGCGCGGTTGATCATCCAGGTTTCGCAGCAGTGCCAGGTGTGGGTGGTGTCCCATGCCAGCCGCTTGATTGCGGCGTTGCAGCAGGACGAAGGGTGTAATTCGATTGTGCTGGAGAAGGTGATGGGGCAGACGCAGGTGGTGGGGCAGCGGGTGCTGGATGAGCCGGCGTGGCATTGGCCCAGCTAG
- a CDS encoding transporter substrate-binding domain-containing protein, producing the protein MKTAKLLFPLFGLALLAGCNKSEEPAKTAAAAAPAPAAVSYIDKIKARDKLIVGVFTDKPPFGFVDESGRYVGFDTDIGRRFAKDLLGDENKVEFVAVEPASRIPFLQSDKVDLILANMTVTPERKEAVDFTNPNLKVAVQALVANGSPVKSLDDLATRTTIVTTGTTADIWLTKNHPDWKLLKFEKNSESLQALSAGRGDAYAQDNLVLFSWAKQNPGYRVLEQKLGDEAPIAPAVKKGNIELRDWVNAELAKLGEEKYLLKLYDQYVRKELSDDTKPESVIVEGGKWQG; encoded by the coding sequence ATGAAAACTGCCAAGTTGTTATTCCCCCTGTTTGGCCTCGCGCTGCTGGCCGGCTGCAATAAATCCGAAGAGCCCGCCAAGACGGCTGCTGCGGCCGCCCCGGCACCGGCGGCGGTGAGTTACATCGACAAGATCAAGGCGCGGGACAAGCTGATCGTCGGCGTATTCACCGACAAACCACCGTTTGGTTTTGTGGATGAGTCCGGCCGCTACGTCGGCTTCGATACCGACATTGGCCGCCGCTTCGCCAAGGACCTGCTGGGCGACGAGAACAAGGTCGAATTCGTCGCCGTGGAACCGGCGAGCCGCATTCCGTTCCTGCAAAGCGACAAGGTTGACCTGATCCTTGCCAACATGACCGTGACCCCTGAGCGCAAGGAAGCGGTGGACTTCACCAACCCAAACCTGAAAGTGGCGGTGCAGGCGCTGGTGGCCAACGGCAGCCCGGTGAAAAGCCTGGACGACCTGGCGACCCGCACCACGATCGTCACCACCGGCACTACCGCTGATATCTGGCTGACCAAGAACCACCCGGACTGGAAACTGCTGAAGTTCGAGAAAAACTCCGAGTCGCTGCAAGCGTTGTCGGCAGGCCGTGGTGATGCGTACGCGCAGGACAACCTGGTGCTGTTCAGCTGGGCCAAGCAGAACCCGGGCTACCGTGTGCTGGAGCAGAAGCTGGGCGATGAAGCGCCGATTGCGCCGGCGGTGAAGAAGGGCAACATCGAACTGCGCGATTGGGTGAATGCCGAACTGGCCAAGCTGGGCGAGGAGAAATATTTGCTCAAGCTGTATGACCAGTATGTTCGCAAGGAACTGAGCGATGACACCAAACCGGAAAGCGTGATTGTTGAAGGCGGGAAGTGGCAGGGCTGA
- a CDS encoding amino acid ABC transporter ATP-binding protein: protein MSALIEFQGFNKYFGEQQVLKGIDLSVESGEVVVILGPSGCGKSTLLRCLNGLEVAHSGSLRFAGKELLDKATDWRQVRQDVGMVFQSYHLFPHMSVLDNILLGPLKVQKRDPREARAQAEKLLDRVGLADKRDAYPRQLSGGQQQRIAIVRSLCMNPQVMLFDEVTAALDPEMVKEVLEVIQGLARDGMTLLIVTHEMAFARAVADRVVFMEAGRILEQNTPEAFFTNPQTARAQQFLEKFSFVSTLPKRTKELELL from the coding sequence ATGAGCGCATTGATCGAGTTCCAGGGTTTCAACAAATACTTCGGCGAGCAGCAGGTGCTCAAGGGCATCGACCTGAGCGTCGAAAGCGGCGAAGTGGTGGTGATCCTCGGCCCCAGCGGTTGCGGCAAAAGCACGCTGCTGCGGTGCCTCAATGGCCTGGAAGTGGCCCACAGCGGCAGCCTGCGGTTTGCCGGCAAGGAGCTGCTGGACAAGGCCACCGACTGGCGCCAGGTGCGCCAGGACGTGGGCATGGTGTTCCAGAGTTATCACCTGTTCCCGCACATGAGCGTGCTCGACAACATCTTGCTCGGCCCGCTCAAAGTGCAAAAACGCGACCCCCGCGAAGCCCGCGCCCAGGCTGAAAAACTGCTGGACCGGGTGGGCCTGGCGGATAAACGCGACGCCTACCCGCGCCAACTCTCGGGTGGCCAGCAACAACGCATCGCCATCGTGCGTTCGTTGTGCATGAACCCGCAGGTGATGCTGTTTGATGAAGTCACCGCCGCCCTCGACCCGGAAATGGTCAAGGAAGTGCTGGAAGTAATCCAGGGCCTGGCCCGGGATGGCATGACCCTGCTGATCGTCACCCATGAAATGGCCTTCGCCCGCGCGGTCGCCGACCGCGTGGTGTTTATGGAGGCCGGCCGCATCCTCGAACAAAACACCCCCGAGGCATTCTTTACGAACCCGCAAACCGCACGCGCGCAGCAGTTCCTGGAGAAGTTCTCCTTCGTTTCAACACTGCCCAAAAGAACCAAGGAACTGGAGCTGTTATGA
- a CDS encoding amino acid ABC transporter permease, which translates to MASSGLELLWVSLPQLGKGAAQTLSISFLSIAFSTVGGVLYGVLRTLNSKAINLVLRVYLELFRAIPVLVWLYLLFFGLPIFFGLSIPSFWCAVLVLSLWGASEVGEVVRGALHSLPRGQREAGLSIGLSDPQLYGYVLLPQALKRMTPPTINVYTRIIKTSSLAVLIGVVDVIKVGQQIIERTYESVLIYGALFLFFFFICYPLSAASKVLERRWAQA; encoded by the coding sequence ATGGCCAGTTCGGGTCTTGAATTACTCTGGGTGTCGTTGCCGCAACTGGGCAAGGGCGCTGCGCAAACCCTGTCGATCTCATTCTTGAGCATCGCCTTCAGCACGGTCGGCGGCGTGTTGTATGGCGTGCTGCGCACCCTGAATTCGAAAGCGATCAACCTGGTGCTGCGGGTTTATCTGGAGCTGTTTCGCGCGATCCCGGTGCTGGTGTGGCTGTATTTGCTGTTCTTCGGCCTGCCGATTTTCTTTGGCCTGAGCATCCCGAGCTTCTGGTGCGCGGTGCTGGTCTTGTCACTGTGGGGCGCCAGTGAAGTCGGCGAAGTGGTGCGCGGTGCCTTGCATTCGTTGCCCCGCGGCCAGCGCGAAGCCGGTCTGTCGATTGGCCTGTCAGACCCGCAGCTGTACGGCTACGTGTTGCTGCCCCAGGCCCTGAAACGCATGACCCCGCCGACCATCAACGTCTATACCCGCATCATCAAGACCAGCTCCCTCGCGGTGCTGATCGGCGTGGTGGACGTGATCAAGGTCGGCCAGCAAATCATCGAGCGCACCTACGAGTCGGTGTTGATCTACGGCGCGCTGTTCCTGTTTTTCTTCTTTATCTGCTACCCGTTGTCGGCCGCCTCCAAGGTGCTGGAACGGCGCTGGGCCCAAGCATGA
- a CDS encoding amino acid ABC transporter permease yields MTFDYAFILSTLPAFLKAVGVTLQVGLIAIGTSMLVALINAALLVFRTPYVWRLVALYVELARNTPLLIQLFFVYFALPALGLNISGFWAAIITMTFLGGAYLTEVLRAGVEAVPLAQIESGKSIGLSHWQLLRHVILPQAGILSLPALFANFIFLLKETTIVSAVAVPEILYTTKSYIALYYKTYEMLAVLTLICVLLFLPLSLLLSRLERRLQHGQFGS; encoded by the coding sequence ATGACCTTCGATTACGCATTTATCCTCAGCACGCTGCCGGCGTTTCTCAAGGCCGTGGGCGTGACCTTGCAAGTCGGCCTGATCGCCATCGGCACCTCCATGCTGGTGGCCTTGATCAACGCCGCGCTGCTGGTATTTCGCACCCCTTACGTGTGGCGCCTGGTGGCGCTGTACGTCGAGCTGGCGCGCAACACACCGCTGCTGATCCAACTGTTTTTCGTCTACTTCGCGTTGCCGGCCCTGGGGCTGAATATCTCCGGGTTCTGGGCGGCGATCATCACCATGACTTTTCTGGGCGGCGCTTACCTGACCGAAGTGCTGCGCGCGGGTGTGGAGGCGGTACCGCTGGCACAGATCGAGTCGGGCAAGTCCATCGGCCTGTCCCACTGGCAACTGCTGCGCCATGTGATCCTGCCCCAGGCCGGGATCCTCAGCCTGCCGGCGCTGTTTGCGAACTTCATTTTCCTGCTCAAGGAAACCACCATCGTTTCAGCCGTGGCGGTGCCGGAGATTCTCTACACCACCAAAAGCTACATCGCCCTCTACTACAAAACCTACGAAATGCTCGCGGTGCTCACACTGATCTGCGTGCTGTTATTCCTGCCGCTGTCGCTGCTGCTCAGCCGCCTTGAAAGGAGGCTCCAGCATGGCCAGTTCGGGTCTTGA
- a CDS encoding MetQ/NlpA family ABC transporter substrate-binding protein, with protein sequence MKKVLLFTALAAALTASFAQANEKLVVAATPIPHAEILELVKPTLAKEGVDLEIKVFTDYVQPNVQVAEKRLDANYFQTLPYLENFNKGKGTNLVTVIGVHVEPFGGYSKKIKNISELKDGATVAIPNEGSNSGRALLLLQKAGVITLKDPTNALATPKDIASNPKNLKFKELESALLPRVLDQVDLDLINTNYALEAGLNPAKDALIIEDAKSPYVNFLVARPDNKDSDAIQKLAKALTSPEVKAFIEKKYNGAVVPAF encoded by the coding sequence ATGAAAAAGGTTCTGTTGTTTACCGCACTGGCGGCTGCCCTGACTGCAAGCTTCGCCCAGGCCAACGAGAAACTGGTGGTTGCCGCTACCCCGATCCCCCACGCCGAGATCCTTGAGCTGGTCAAACCGACCCTGGCCAAAGAAGGCGTGGACCTGGAAATCAAAGTCTTCACCGACTACGTACAGCCGAACGTACAGGTGGCCGAGAAGCGTCTGGACGCCAACTACTTCCAGACCCTGCCGTACCTGGAAAACTTCAACAAGGGTAAAGGCACCAACCTGGTCACCGTGATCGGTGTGCACGTCGAACCTTTCGGCGGTTACTCGAAAAAGATCAAAAACATCTCTGAGCTCAAAGATGGCGCCACCGTGGCCATCCCGAACGAAGGCAGCAACTCCGGCCGTGCCCTGCTGCTGCTGCAAAAGGCTGGCGTGATCACCCTGAAAGACCCGACCAACGCCCTGGCCACGCCGAAAGACATCGCCAGCAACCCGAAAAACCTGAAATTCAAAGAGCTGGAATCGGCCTTGCTGCCACGCGTTCTGGACCAGGTTGACCTGGACCTGATCAACACCAACTACGCCCTGGAAGCCGGCCTGAACCCGGCCAAGGACGCGCTGATCATCGAAGACGCCAAGTCGCCGTACGTGAACTTCCTGGTTGCCCGCCCGGACAACAAGGACAGCGATGCGATCCAGAAGCTGGCCAAAGCCCTGACCAGTCCTGAAGTGAAAGCCTTCATCGAGAAGAAATACAACGGCGCTGTTGTGCCGGCGTTCTGA
- a CDS encoding sigma 54-interacting transcriptional regulator produces the protein MSLHETFGQPLLTFPDAEKSPLSIRAKALVFVDPRSRQLREDLENLAPRALPVLIRGETGSGKELLARHIHRGSDRTGLFVSVNCGAISPTYADAELFGYAAGSHSGAASSRAGWFGSANGGTLYLDEIGDLPLPIQVKLLAALENHEVTRVGAHQPSPVDVRLVAATSIDLAQAVAAGKFHERLFHYLSEGQLELPALRERVGDILSLAEYFLGIYSQRLDLPVPLISDEAQRVLEHHSWPGNTRELENVIHFALLVSSGDEILPEHLNLPVAGSPVEQVRRILGHASAAEIEALKSYLKEHAVL, from the coding sequence ATGAGCCTGCATGAAACCTTCGGTCAGCCACTGCTGACCTTCCCCGACGCCGAAAAAAGCCCCCTGAGCATCCGGGCCAAGGCGCTGGTGTTTGTCGACCCGCGTTCGCGCCAATTGCGTGAAGACCTCGAAAACCTCGCCCCCCGTGCCTTGCCCGTGCTGATTCGCGGTGAAACCGGCAGCGGCAAGGAATTGCTCGCGCGCCACATCCACCGTGGCAGCGACCGCACCGGTTTGTTTGTCTCGGTCAATTGCGGCGCCATCAGCCCGACGTACGCCGACGCCGAATTGTTCGGCTATGCCGCCGGCAGCCACAGCGGCGCGGCCAGCAGCCGGGCCGGCTGGTTTGGCTCGGCCAACGGCGGCACCTTGTACCTGGATGAAATCGGCGACTTGCCGTTGCCGATCCAGGTCAAGTTGCTGGCGGCGCTGGAAAACCACGAAGTCACCCGCGTCGGTGCCCATCAGCCAAGCCCGGTGGATGTACGCCTGGTGGCGGCCACCAGCATCGACCTCGCCCAGGCCGTGGCGGCCGGCAAGTTCCACGAGCGCTTGTTCCATTACCTCAGCGAAGGCCAGTTGGAGTTGCCGGCACTGCGCGAGCGGGTGGGCGACATCCTGTCGCTGGCAGAGTATTTCCTCGGCATCTACAGCCAGCGTCTCGACCTGCCGGTGCCGCTGATCAGCGACGAAGCCCAGCGCGTGCTGGAGCATCACAGCTGGCCGGGCAACACCCGGGAGTTGGAGAACGTGATTCACTTTGCCCTGTTGGTCAGCAGTGGCGACGAGATTCTGCCTGAGCATTTGAACCTGCCCGTGGCGGGTTCGCCTGTGGAGCAGGTGCGGCGAATTCTTGGCCACGCCAGCGCCGCCGAGATTGAAGCCCTGAAAAGCTATCTGAAAGAACACGCTGTTTTGTAG
- a CDS encoding alpha/beta hydrolase codes for MHSESIRYLIVPGWQGSPEDHWQSHWQNSLPNSARVEQADWLTPRREDWVAALAEAIAADSTPVILIAHSLGCITVAHWAATAPVQFLRQVRGALLVAPADVERPACAPALRNFAPIPSDLLPFPSQVVSSDNDSAVSATRALELARNWGAEAGILAGAGHINVKSGHQRWEQGFAYLYRLQNRLEHHSRRRA; via the coding sequence ATGCACAGCGAGTCGATTCGTTATCTGATCGTGCCGGGCTGGCAAGGATCGCCAGAAGATCATTGGCAAAGTCATTGGCAGAACAGCCTGCCCAACAGCGCACGCGTGGAGCAGGCCGACTGGCTCACCCCGCGCCGCGAAGACTGGGTGGCAGCACTGGCCGAAGCCATTGCCGCCGACAGCACCCCGGTAATTCTGATTGCCCACAGCCTGGGCTGCATCACCGTTGCCCATTGGGCGGCCACCGCACCGGTGCAGTTTCTGCGTCAGGTACGCGGCGCCCTGCTGGTGGCCCCGGCCGATGTCGAACGTCCCGCCTGCGCACCCGCCCTGCGTAACTTTGCGCCAATCCCCAGCGACCTGTTGCCGTTCCCCAGCCAAGTGGTCAGTTCCGACAACGACAGCGCCGTCAGCGCCACCCGCGCCCTTGAACTGGCGCGTAACTGGGGCGCCGAAGCGGGGATTCTCGCGGGCGCCGGGCACATCAATGTGAAGTCCGGACATCAACGCTGGGAACAGGGCTTCGCCTACCTCTATCGCCTGCAAAATCGCCTGGAACATCACTCCCGGCGCCGTGCATAA
- a CDS encoding ExbD/TolR family protein, with amino-acid sequence MAFSTQDSDEVLSEINVTPLVDVMLVLLVVFIVTAPLLTNAIPINLPKTEAVAPVEQKDPLVVSIDAAGKLFINKDEIQPDLLEFNLQSAKAKDPDVRVQLQADDGVNYGEVARAMASIERAGITKLSVITAR; translated from the coding sequence ATGGCCTTTTCCACGCAAGACAGTGATGAGGTGCTGAGCGAGATCAACGTCACCCCGCTGGTGGACGTGATGCTGGTGCTGCTGGTGGTGTTTATCGTCACCGCGCCGCTGTTGACCAACGCGATTCCGATCAACCTGCCCAAGACCGAGGCGGTGGCCCCGGTGGAGCAGAAAGATCCGCTGGTGGTGAGCATTGATGCGGCCGGCAAACTGTTTATCAACAAGGACGAAATCCAGCCGGACCTGCTGGAATTCAACCTGCAGTCGGCCAAGGCCAAGGACCCGGACGTTCGGGTGCAACTGCAGGCTGATGATGGAGTGAACTACGGCGAAGTGGCGCGAGCCATGGCGTCTATCGAGCGCGCGGGGATTACCAAGCTGTCGGTGATTACTGCACGTTAG
- a CDS encoding MotA/TolQ/ExbB proton channel family protein — translation MMALASPTESIESAVIWLLVVFSVATWGLALLKGVQFGRLKSQDRKFHKQFWAASSLDSAAELAETKPGAAARVAQAGYAAIQVGEAPHAADLSQAINHQDRLERALRQQIVRERRSLETGLAVVASIGSTSPFIGLFGTVWGIMEALKGISAAGSASLETVAGPIGAALVATGVGIAVAVPAVLVYNYFLRRLKLTAADLDDFAHDFYSLAQKNSFRVLLHPTLSKAGGAQGGAQKVKEAS, via the coding sequence ATCATGGCATTAGCATCTCCAACTGAATCCATCGAAAGCGCGGTTATCTGGCTGCTGGTGGTCTTTTCGGTCGCCACCTGGGGCCTGGCCTTGCTCAAGGGCGTCCAGTTCGGCCGCCTCAAGTCCCAGGATCGCAAATTCCACAAACAGTTCTGGGCGGCATCGAGTCTTGACTCGGCCGCAGAACTCGCCGAAACCAAACCCGGCGCCGCTGCCCGCGTGGCCCAGGCCGGTTACGCCGCGATCCAGGTCGGTGAGGCGCCACACGCTGCGGACTTGAGCCAGGCGATCAACCATCAGGACCGCCTCGAACGTGCCCTGCGCCAACAAATCGTACGTGAGCGCCGCTCCCTGGAAACCGGTCTGGCCGTGGTCGCGAGTATCGGCAGCACCTCGCCGTTCATCGGCCTGTTCGGCACCGTGTGGGGCATCATGGAAGCCTTGAAAGGCATCAGCGCCGCCGGTTCCGCCAGCCTCGAAACCGTGGCCGGCCCGATCGGTGCGGCACTGGTTGCCACCGGCGTGGGTATCGCCGTCGCGGTGCCGGCGGTGCTGGTCTACAACTACTTCCTGCGTCGCCTGAAACTCACCGCCGCCGACCTGGATGACTTCGCCCACGACTTCTACAGCCTGGCGCAGAAGAACTCCTTCCGCGTGCTGCTGCACCCGACGCTGAGCAAGGCAGGTGGTGCTCAGGGCGGCGCGCAAAAAGTGAAGGAGGCGTCCTGA